ATATACGCGATCGGAGGAAGCTTCAAGTGGTGATGGATCAAATCTTCAATCAAAACTTGACACAATAAATTTATGTATGCAACTATCCGTAGGAGTTCTTCATTGAATTTATGATATAGTGTTATATTTCTAGTGGCTCAAAAGTTCCATGAAGCTTATATAGACTTTGTGTAGATAGCATTTTAATGGctccaaatttttaatgagttaataataacttttatgGTATTTAATTATCTTCGTGATTGCTCCTAatacttatttaaataaataaaatttaaaattgctATAGTCGTCGGTCTTATGTAAGGTATAGGGTCGATGACGTGATGAGTACGTGAACCAGCATTTAAGGTGCATGATTTTCGGGTAGTGATGGTGGGATTAGGTGAGCGATGATTAAGTTGAATGGCTGAGAGTTGGAAGATAATAGCTCGAACTCGTGAAGGAAAACGATGTCGGAGTTGAGATAAATCCACGTCCATTGGAGTTTCTTCTTGTTTAGATTCTCGAGCAACCAAGACCCATTTAGAGTGAGGTTGAAGGGGTTTCGTTCGTGGAGACGAGTTTGAGTTCTGTTTAACCAATTTGAGTAGAGGAGCTCGAGATGGTGGAAATCGAATTCGAGTTTCTAGGGTAAGTCACGGGTTAGTTCATTTACTCATTTATGAGTAATTTGGCTTGATTGTTGTCTCTATAGTTTCGTTGTGAGGGGTTTTACAAACGTCGTGAAGGACTCAAGGGTTGAGAATGGTTGCAAAAGGAGATCGGTTTGAGGATCGAAGGTAACAATTCTAGGTATCCCTGAATGTTCAAATGTCTATATCTCGTATAATACTCGATGGAATTGCATGATTCTTTACCCAATAAGTTCAACTTGAGGAGTCCTACAATGTTGTCGGAGGGGCAATAAGCAATTGGGGTCACGGTTGGGAAAGCCAAACGAGGTAAGAGGAAAAATAGAAGACGACGCACGTGCAAGCGAAGGATTGCTAGAGATAAAGGGATGACGGGTCTTGTTCAATCGAACCGATTTTTCAAGTTTCACATGCTTTGACCGTTTTGAACTCGAATTTCAATCCAGTTTCGATTACTGATATTTTCGCTAAATTTAGGACCTATTTAAGGAgtttaaagaaattgaaactCGTTAAGAACCTCAACTGACCATCAAAGTACGGATCAAACGAAGTAAGTAGTACCTCAAAATTAGGGGTATACATGGtccgagttgggttgggttgggttgagggatttttttgacccaacccaagttcgggttggttgaattggtaacccaacccaacccgaaacttttcacaacccaacctaatCCAACCTTCTATTCAGTTCGGATCGTcagggttgaatgtacacccctactcaaaatgttatattaataGATGAGCGTCGACtcatttgttcttattttattttattttttttattaaaaattgaaattctcccttaattaatcaaatacaataattaataaatccatgcatttttattttatttattggaatatatatatttttttaattttaaaaatgggcCAAAACCAATTGGgccatttatttcaaatttccctTTCGTAAACCCTAATCACTCTGTTCTTCAGCATCTTCTTCCATTGTTCGTGTCGTGGCGGTTGATTTCTACAGAACTTTCTCTGATAGACTTGAAAATTTCGTTGTGCATTTGAATCAGAAACTATGGCCGAGGAAGGGGAATTGATGAGAGGTACGAAGAGGAGTAAAAAGATTGGTTCTAGGAACAAGAAAAGACCGAGGATGATGGGTGGAAGTGGAAACAAAGTTAAGATTGATAGGAAAATGCAGAAACTTTTTCGAAAACGAGCGCGTGAGTATAATtcagatgatgaagatgatgacaCGAAGACTGCAGCGGCTCCAGCGGTTGGAGATGAGAGCAAAGTTTCAGAGCACAATCGCGAGGAGGTTGTAGATGAAGAGATTTCTGAGggtgaagaagaggaagggaACGATGTGAATTCGGATGCGGGGCTTTCCGAAGACGATGAGAGTGGTGTAATGCAACCGGGTATAACTAAGTTTATTGAAGGTTGTAGAGCATTCAGAGCTGCTTTCAGGAGTATTCTTAAGAAGAGCATATCTGATGAAACTCTGGTAGTTTATACATCTTACGTGTGTTGGAGTTGTTTTCAATAGTAGTAATGAAGAATTAATCCGCCATGTTTGTGTTGCAGGGTCCTATATTATCAGCAAACAAGAAGCTTGTTGCTGAAAAGCTTGCAGAAGAGGAAGCTGAGCGGAAGGTCAAAGGAGAGGCCAAGAAGGAGAAACAATTGGTATTTCCTACTATGTTTGTGTATGGTTTAGCTTGCTTCAAATTGGCTGACTCTAAATGTTTGGATATTGTAGATGGCAGAAAAAGGGCATGTGAAGCCTGCTACTTACTTGGATTCTCATGAGAAGTTCCTTATTGGCGTTGCTACAAAAGGAGGTAGTGTATCGTTTTATCTTCTATAAAGATGGGTGTGGCTGTTGATTATAACATTTATTGTCATACTAACATAGTTATCTCTATGCATTGGTTCTTGTTGGATTGCCAGTCGTCAAGTTGTTTAATGCTGTAAGTAgccaaatttatatttcagCCAAGTTTTTGCTCTTCTATTTTGTATTCGTCGCTGAATTCCgttattattaatatgataCAGGTCAACAAGGCACAACATGCCCAGAAGGGTTTGAATCCTTCCAGAGCTAAAGATGCTAAAGGTATTGTGCCTCCTATGTAACTTTGATCTCAGAagttaacaaaataaaaaattgtgtagaactaatataattttcacaCTTTCCTTCTTGCTTTGTGAAAATGGCATTTGCATTCGATTAATTTGGTTTGAATCTGTAGTTCACGTTACATTGTACTGAATCTTGTAGCTTAATTTTCGACGTTGTACGATGTATGtcttatattttgttttggggTTTCTGCTTTATCCTTGATGAAAACCATTTTGTGTAGTCTGACAACATACCAAAGTTCTAATTAATGAGTCATAGTAACTTTACTATGTGATTGGAGTAACCAGTGATTTATAG
This sequence is a window from Cucurbita pepo subsp. pepo cultivar mu-cu-16 chromosome LG04, ASM280686v2, whole genome shotgun sequence. Protein-coding genes within it:
- the LOC111792483 gene encoding RRP15-like protein, which codes for MAEEGELMRGTKRSKKIGSRNKKRPRMMGGSGNKVKIDRKMQKLFRKRAREYNSDDEDDDTKTAAAPAVGDESKVSEHNREEVVDEEISEGEEEEGNDVNSDAGLSEDDESGVMQPGITKFIEGCRAFRAAFRSILKKSISDETLGPILSANKKLVAEKLAEEEAERKVKGEAKKEKQLMAEKGHVKPATYLDSHEKFLIGVATKGVVKLFNAVNKAQHAQKGLNPSRAKDAKAISKRRKEAFFSELGKPTLSSTNRNAKGNTSGDAAEAEGPAWAPLRDNYMLTNSKLKDWDKMPDNMTKAEDNGRMLGDSSSDDDD